A DNA window from Piliocolobus tephrosceles isolate RC106 chromosome 9, ASM277652v3, whole genome shotgun sequence contains the following coding sequences:
- the CALML5 gene encoding calmodulin-like protein 5 — protein MAGELTPEQQAQYKRAFSAVDTDGNGTINAQELGAALKAMGRNFSEAELKKLISQFDSDGDGEISFEEFMAAVKQARAGLEDLRVAFRAFDQDGDGHITVDELKQAMAGLGQPLPQEELDAMIREADVDQDGRVNYEEFARMLAQE, from the coding sequence ATGGCCGGTGAGCTGACTCCTGAGCAGCAGGCCCAGTACAAACGGGCCTTCTCCGCGGTTGACACGGATGGAAACGGCACCATCAATGCCCAGGAGCTGGGCGCGGCgctgaaggccatgggcaggaaTTTCTCGGAGGCCGAGCTGAAGAAACTCATCTCCCAGTTTGATAGCGACGGCGACGGCGAAATCAGCTTCGAGGAGTTCATGGCGGCGGTGAAGCAGGCCAGGGCCGGCCTGGAGGACCTGCGGGTCGCCTTCCGCGCCTTCGACCAGGACGGCGATGGCCACATCACCGTGGACGAGCTCAAGCAGGCCATGGCGGGGCTGGGGCAGCCGCTGCCGCAGGAGGAGCTGGATGCCATGATCCGCGAGGCCGACGTGGACCAGGACGGGCGGGTGAACTACGAGGAGTTCGCGAGGATGCTCGCCCAGGAGTGA